One stretch of Janibacter limosus DNA includes these proteins:
- a CDS encoding DNA gyrase/topoisomerase IV subunit A, whose amino-acid sequence MARRTAASPPPDAPERIVDIDVADEMRNAFLEYSYSVIHARALPDARDGLKPVHRRILYSMSEMGLRPERGHVKSSRVVGEVMGKYHPHGDTAIYDALVRLAQPFSMRLPLVDGHGNFGSLDDGPAASRYTEARMAPAALLMVTGLDEDTVPFVPNYDDQLLQPEVLPSAYPNLLVNGTTGIAVGMATNMPPHNLVEVVGAARHLLTHPDASLDDLMKFIPGPDLPGGGRIVGLEGIRDAYLNGRGSFRTRATTRIDKVSPRRQGIIVTELPYLVGPEKVIEKIKDAVQSKRLQGIADVKDLTDRQSGLQLVIEIKNGFNPEAVLEKLYKLTPMEDSFSINNVALVEGQPRTMGLKELLTVYVDFRRDVVRRRSEYRLAKRRERLHLVEGLLIAIVDIDEVIQVIRTSDDATIARERLREVFDLSEPQATYILDLQLRRLTKFSRIELEKEQSELLEQIAALEEILGDEKVLTRLISSELAEVAKKHGDPRRTVLLESAGQPAASSTPLEVADDPCWVLLSSTGLLARTSDAEPLSTEGGRAKHDAIVAAVRTTARGEVAVVTSAGRMVRVGALELPTLPPSNGAPNLSGGAPLAAYVDLPGGETPLTLMGLATDSPGLALGTAHGIVKRVTTDYPKGSSWEAISLKDGDRVVGAVELATGEEELVFVTDHASLLHFSAGDVRLQGRTGGGIAGIRLTDGAKVVFFGAVDTAADNIVVTVSGSSDALPGTDTGAWKVTPFDEYPGKGRATAGVRAHRFLKGEDGLLLAWVGRAGARASQPNGVAITLPEADGRRDGSGTPASAVIGGIGSL is encoded by the coding sequence ATGGCCCGCCGCACCGCAGCCTCTCCCCCTCCCGACGCCCCGGAGCGGATCGTCGACATCGATGTCGCGGACGAGATGCGCAACGCCTTCCTCGAGTACAGCTACTCGGTGATCCACGCGCGCGCCCTGCCCGACGCCCGCGACGGGCTCAAGCCGGTCCACCGGCGGATCCTCTACTCGATGAGCGAGATGGGCCTGCGGCCGGAGCGCGGCCACGTCAAGTCCTCCCGTGTCGTCGGTGAGGTCATGGGCAAGTACCACCCGCACGGCGACACGGCGATCTACGACGCCCTGGTGCGCCTGGCCCAGCCCTTCTCGATGCGGCTGCCGTTGGTCGACGGGCACGGCAACTTCGGCTCGCTCGACGACGGGCCGGCCGCGAGCCGCTACACCGAGGCGCGCATGGCACCGGCCGCGCTGCTCATGGTGACCGGTCTCGACGAGGACACCGTCCCCTTCGTGCCCAACTACGACGACCAGCTCCTCCAGCCGGAGGTCCTCCCTTCGGCCTATCCCAACCTGCTCGTCAACGGCACGACCGGGATCGCCGTCGGCATGGCGACCAACATGCCACCGCACAACCTCGTCGAGGTCGTCGGTGCGGCCCGGCACCTGCTGACCCACCCAGACGCCAGCCTGGACGACCTGATGAAGTTCATCCCCGGGCCCGACCTGCCCGGTGGCGGTCGGATCGTCGGTCTCGAGGGGATCCGCGACGCCTACCTCAACGGGCGGGGCAGCTTCCGCACCCGGGCGACGACCCGCATCGACAAGGTCTCTCCCCGCCGTCAGGGCATCATCGTCACGGAGCTGCCCTACCTCGTGGGCCCGGAGAAGGTCATCGAGAAGATCAAGGACGCGGTGCAGTCCAAGCGACTGCAGGGCATCGCCGACGTCAAGGACCTCACCGACCGCCAGTCGGGCCTGCAGCTGGTCATCGAGATCAAGAACGGCTTCAACCCCGAGGCGGTCCTCGAGAAGCTGTACAAGCTCACCCCGATGGAGGACTCGTTCTCCATCAACAACGTCGCGCTGGTCGAGGGCCAGCCGCGCACGATGGGGCTCAAGGAGCTGCTCACCGTCTACGTCGACTTCCGGCGCGATGTCGTGCGGCGGCGCAGCGAGTACCGGCTGGCCAAGCGGCGCGAGCGGCTGCACCTCGTCGAGGGGCTGCTCATCGCGATCGTCGACATCGACGAGGTCATCCAGGTCATCCGCACCAGTGACGACGCCACCATCGCCCGCGAACGCCTGCGCGAGGTCTTCGACCTCTCCGAGCCGCAGGCCACCTACATCCTCGACCTGCAGCTGCGCCGGCTGACCAAGTTCTCCCGGATCGAGCTCGAGAAGGAGCAGAGCGAGCTGCTCGAGCAGATCGCCGCCCTCGAGGAGATCCTCGGCGACGAAAAGGTCCTCACCCGGCTGATCTCCAGCGAGCTGGCCGAGGTCGCCAAGAAGCACGGCGATCCTCGACGGACCGTGCTGCTCGAGTCAGCAGGGCAGCCGGCCGCCTCGAGCACGCCGCTCGAGGTCGCCGACGACCCGTGCTGGGTGCTCCTGTCGAGCACCGGCCTGCTGGCCCGCACCAGCGACGCCGAGCCGCTGAGCACCGAAGGGGGCCGGGCCAAGCACGACGCCATCGTCGCCGCCGTGCGCACGACCGCCCGCGGTGAGGTCGCTGTCGTCACCTCCGCCGGTCGCATGGTGCGCGTCGGCGCCCTCGAGCTGCCCACGCTGCCGCCGTCCAACGGCGCACCCAACCTCTCCGGCGGCGCACCACTGGCGGCCTATGTCGACCTGCCGGGCGGCGAGACCCCCCTGACCCTGATGGGGCTCGCGACCGACTCCCCCGGCCTGGCCCTCGGCACCGCCCACGGGATCGTCAAGCGCGTGACGACCGACTACCCCAAGGGCAGCTCGTGGGAGGCCATCTCGCTCAAGGACGGCGACCGCGTCGTCGGCGCCGTCGAGCTGGCCACCGGCGAGGAGGAGCTCGTCTTCGTCACCGACCACGCGAGCCTGCTGCACTTCTCCGCCGGCGACGTGCGGCTGCAGGGACGCACCGGCGGTGGGATCGCCGGCATCCGCCTGACCGACGGGGCCAAGGTCGTCTTCTTCGGTGCCGTCGACACAGCCGCCGACAACATCGTCGTGACCGTCTCGGGCTCCTCCGACGCGCTGCCCGGCACGGACACCGGCGCCTGGAAGGTCACCCCCTTCGACGAGTACCCGGGCAAGGGCCGCGCGACGGCAGGCGTGCGGGCGCACCGCTTCCTCAAGGGTGAGGACGGGCTGCTCCTGGCCTGGGTCGGCCGCGCCGGCGCGCGCGCCTCCCAGCCCAACGGCGTCGCGATCACCCTCCCGGAGGCCGACGGCCGCCGCGACGGCTCCGGCACCCCCGCCAGCGCCGTCATCGGGGGCATCGGCTCCCTCTGA
- a CDS encoding APC family permease, producing MSDVATSGQAAGEDSTELKRVMGPKLLLLFIVGDILGTGVYALTGDVAAEVGGAAWAPFIAAFVVATITALSYLELVTKYPQAGGAATFVHKAFGVHFVTFIVAFAVMCSGITSASTASNAFAGFLRDGLGADWEAGSTPLLLIALGFMTLVALINFRGVGESVKANVLLTCVELSGLLLIIFVGIYAVTQGKADFSRTVVFESASDKSVFISISMATALAFFAMVGFEDSVNMAEETKEPSKIFPKVMLTGLGITGVIYVLVSITAVALVPVDQLVGGEKSALTQVVATGAPGLPFDKIFPFIGMFAVANSALINMLMASRLVYGMARQEVLPPGMGKVHKTRQTPWVAIIFTTVVAYGLITYVVLGSDSPVVSLLGGTTALLLLAVFTIVNIAVLVLRRDPVGREHFRTPTVMPILGAITCAFLVGPWARSEEQQEQYVIAGGMLVLGVILWAVTWFLNRALYAKKTYIRDPEHIDHE from the coding sequence ATGTCCGACGTCGCCACCTCGGGCCAAGCCGCAGGTGAGGACTCGACAGAGCTCAAGAGGGTCATGGGACCCAAGCTCCTTCTCCTCTTCATCGTCGGCGACATCCTCGGCACCGGCGTGTACGCCCTCACCGGCGATGTCGCAGCGGAAGTCGGCGGGGCCGCCTGGGCTCCCTTCATCGCCGCCTTCGTCGTGGCCACGATCACTGCCCTGTCCTATCTGGAGCTGGTCACCAAGTACCCGCAGGCCGGTGGCGCTGCCACCTTCGTGCACAAGGCCTTCGGCGTGCACTTCGTGACCTTCATCGTCGCCTTTGCCGTCATGTGCTCCGGCATCACGTCGGCCTCCACCGCCTCCAATGCCTTCGCCGGCTTCTTGCGCGACGGTCTGGGTGCGGACTGGGAGGCAGGGTCGACACCGCTGCTCCTCATCGCGTTGGGCTTCATGACCCTCGTGGCCCTGATCAACTTCCGCGGCGTCGGGGAGAGCGTCAAGGCCAATGTCTTGCTCACCTGTGTCGAGCTCTCGGGTCTGCTGCTCATCATCTTCGTCGGCATCTACGCCGTCACCCAGGGCAAGGCCGACTTCTCCCGGACCGTCGTCTTCGAGAGTGCGAGCGACAAGAGCGTCTTCATCTCCATCTCGATGGCGACCGCACTGGCCTTCTTCGCAATGGTCGGCTTCGAGGACTCGGTCAACATGGCCGAGGAGACCAAGGAGCCGTCGAAGATCTTCCCCAAGGTCATGCTCACCGGCTTGGGGATCACCGGCGTCATCTATGTCCTCGTCTCGATCACCGCGGTCGCGCTGGTGCCCGTGGATCAGCTCGTCGGCGGTGAGAAGTCGGCCCTGACCCAGGTGGTCGCCACCGGCGCTCCCGGTCTGCCTTTTGACAAGATCTTCCCCTTCATCGGGATGTTCGCCGTCGCCAACTCGGCTCTGATCAACATGCTCATGGCCTCGCGCCTCGTCTACGGGATGGCGCGCCAGGAGGTCCTGCCCCCGGGGATGGGCAAGGTGCACAAGACCCGCCAGACGCCGTGGGTCGCGATCATCTTCACGACGGTCGTTGCCTACGGCCTGATCACCTACGTGGTACTCGGAAGCGACAGCCCGGTCGTCTCCCTCCTCGGCGGCACCACGGCACTCCTCCTGCTGGCGGTCTTCACCATCGTCAACATCGCGGTCTTGGTGCTGCGTCGCGACCCGGTGGGTCGGGAGCACTTCCGTACCCCGACCGTCATGCCGATCCTCGGTGCAATCACCTGCGCCTTCCTCGTCGGCCCGTGGGCTCGCAGCGAGGAGCAGCAGGAGCAGTACGTCATCGCCGGCGGCATGCTCGTCCTCGGTGTGATCCTCTGGGCAGTCACGTGGTTCCTCAACCGCGCGCTCTACGCCAAGAAGACGTACATCCGCGACCCGGAGCACATCGACCACGAGTGA
- a CDS encoding DNA gyrase/topoisomerase IV subunit B: MPPAASTAQKTASSKTAQDYTAHHLQVLEGLEAVRKRPGMYIGSTDQRGLMHCMWEIIDNAVDEALGGHGDHIAVVLHADGSVEVHDNGRGIPVDIEPRTGLTGVEVVYTKLHAGGKFGGGSYTASGGLHGVGASVVNALSSRLDVEVDRGGKTYAMSFRRGEPGTFSDIAGAKGEKSPDNDFSPYSKGSELAIVGKTKRGVTGTRVRYWADPQIFLKGAELDREALAARARQTSFLVPGLTLVVRDERGDEVVEETFHHDGGISEFVEFLSPDAAVTDVWRLEGTGTFTETVPVLDAKGHMTPTEVERECGVDIALRWGTGYDVKLSSFVNIIATPKGGTHVAGFEQSLLKVFRKQLETNARKLKVGNDKVEKDDVLAGMTAVVTVRLAEPQFEGQTKEVLGTNAVRSIVSKVVETELTSLLTSTKRGDKQMAGQLLEKVVAEMKSRISARLHKETQRRKNALETSSLPPKLRDCRSTDVEATELFIVEGDSAMGTAKEARNSEFQALLPIRGKILNVQKAAVGDMLKNAECASIIQVIGAGSGRSFDVDAARYGKVIIMTDADVDGAHIRTLLLTLFFRTMRPLVEAGKVYAAVPPLHRIEVINPGSKKNELIYTYSEAEMRKKLASLSSRGKNIKQPIQRYKGLGEMDADQLAETTMDPRHRMLRRVTTADLEAAEGVFELLMGKDVDPRREFIVSSADQLDRERIDA, translated from the coding sequence GTGCCTCCGGCAGCCAGCACCGCCCAGAAGACCGCCAGCAGCAAGACCGCGCAGGACTACACCGCGCACCACCTGCAGGTGCTCGAGGGGCTCGAGGCCGTCCGCAAGCGCCCGGGCATGTACATCGGGTCCACCGACCAGCGCGGCCTCATGCACTGCATGTGGGAGATCATCGACAACGCGGTCGACGAGGCCCTCGGCGGCCACGGCGACCACATCGCCGTCGTCCTGCACGCCGACGGCTCGGTCGAGGTGCACGACAACGGCCGCGGCATCCCCGTCGACATCGAGCCGCGCACGGGGCTGACCGGCGTCGAGGTCGTCTACACCAAGCTGCACGCCGGCGGGAAGTTCGGCGGCGGCTCCTACACCGCCTCCGGTGGCCTGCACGGTGTCGGCGCCTCCGTCGTCAACGCGCTCTCCTCCCGGCTGGACGTCGAGGTCGACCGCGGCGGCAAGACCTACGCGATGAGCTTCCGCCGTGGCGAGCCCGGCACCTTCTCGGACATCGCCGGGGCGAAGGGGGAGAAGTCTCCCGACAACGACTTCAGCCCCTACAGCAAGGGCAGCGAGCTGGCGATCGTCGGCAAGACCAAGCGTGGCGTGACCGGCACCCGGGTGCGCTACTGGGCGGACCCGCAGATCTTCCTCAAGGGCGCCGAGCTCGACCGTGAGGCCCTGGCCGCCCGCGCTCGCCAGACCTCCTTCCTCGTGCCCGGCCTGACCCTCGTCGTGCGTGACGAGCGTGGCGACGAGGTCGTTGAGGAGACCTTCCACCACGACGGCGGCATCAGCGAGTTCGTCGAGTTCCTCTCGCCGGACGCGGCCGTCACCGACGTGTGGCGGCTCGAGGGCACCGGCACCTTCACCGAGACCGTGCCCGTGCTCGACGCCAAGGGCCACATGACCCCGACCGAGGTCGAGCGCGAGTGCGGCGTGGACATCGCCCTGCGGTGGGGGACCGGCTACGACGTCAAGCTGTCCTCCTTCGTCAACATCATCGCCACACCCAAGGGCGGTACCCACGTGGCCGGCTTCGAGCAGTCGCTGCTCAAGGTCTTCCGCAAGCAGCTCGAGACCAACGCCCGCAAGCTCAAGGTGGGCAACGACAAGGTGGAGAAGGACGACGTCCTCGCGGGCATGACCGCCGTCGTCACCGTCCGTCTGGCCGAGCCGCAGTTCGAGGGGCAGACCAAGGAGGTGCTCGGTACCAATGCCGTCCGCTCCATCGTGAGCAAGGTCGTCGAGACCGAGCTGACCTCGCTGCTCACCTCGACCAAGCGCGGCGACAAGCAGATGGCCGGCCAGCTGCTGGAGAAGGTCGTCGCCGAGATGAAGTCGCGCATCTCCGCGCGGCTGCACAAGGAGACCCAGCGCCGCAAGAACGCCCTGGAGACCTCGTCCCTCCCGCCCAAGCTGCGTGACTGCCGCAGCACCGACGTCGAGGCCACCGAGCTCTTCATCGTCGAGGGTGACTCCGCGATGGGGACGGCCAAGGAGGCCCGCAACAGCGAGTTCCAGGCGCTCCTGCCCATCCGCGGCAAGATCCTCAACGTGCAGAAGGCCGCTGTGGGCGACATGCTCAAGAACGCCGAGTGCGCCTCGATCATCCAGGTCATCGGCGCCGGCTCCGGTCGCAGCTTCGACGTCGACGCCGCCCGCTACGGCAAGGTCATCATCATGACCGACGCCGATGTCGACGGCGCCCACATCCGCACCCTGCTGCTCACCCTCTTCTTCCGCACCATGCGCCCGCTCGTCGAGGCCGGCAAGGTCTACGCGGCAGTCCCGCCGCTGCACCGGATCGAGGTCATCAACCCCGGGTCGAAGAAGAACGAGCTGATCTACACCTACTCCGAGGCCGAGATGCGCAAGAAGCTCGCCTCGCTCAGCTCCCGTGGCAAGAACATCAAGCAGCCGATCCAGCGCTACAAGGGTCTGGGTGAGATGGACGCCGACCAGCTGGCCGAGACGACGATGGACCCGCGCCACCGGATGCTGCGGCGCGTCACCACCGCCGACCTCGAGGCCGCAGAGGGGGTCTTCGAGCTGCTCATGGGCAAGGACGTGGACCCGCGACGCGAGTTCATCGTCTCCTCCGCGGACCAGCTCGACCGCGAACGGATCGATGCCTGA
- a CDS encoding DUF7455 domain-containing protein, producing the protein MNATLVSPLTAADRCDRCGAKAYVRARLHAGGELLFCAHHGREHLPALKDLAEIDDDSARLDESTTPSAPIDER; encoded by the coding sequence GTGAACGCGACCCTGGTCAGCCCCTTGACCGCAGCCGATCGCTGCGACCGCTGCGGAGCCAAGGCCTACGTGCGTGCCCGCCTCCACGCGGGCGGCGAGCTGCTCTTCTGCGCCCACCACGGGCGTGAGCACCTCCCGGCACTGAAGGATCTCGCCGAGATCGACGACGACTCGGCACGGCTCGACGAGAGCACCACCCCCTCGGCACCGATCGACGAGCGCTGA
- a CDS encoding DUF456 domain-containing protein: MLSLATEAAHDPTTAVLWFAVAIYVVGVLGIVIPVLPGLLLCVAAVLLWAAETGGTIAWITLGIVVVIYAICLTLQFLLPGRRMKREGVGGLTLTLGVVGAIIGFFVIPLVGLPIGFVLGVFAAEYVRFHDLDRAWQATKSALRGVLHSMGIELGAALLIAITWTVGILAH; the protein is encoded by the coding sequence GTGCTGAGCCTGGCCACCGAGGCCGCCCACGACCCGACCACCGCAGTGTTGTGGTTCGCCGTCGCGATCTATGTCGTCGGCGTGCTCGGCATCGTCATCCCGGTCCTGCCGGGACTGCTGCTGTGCGTCGCCGCAGTACTGCTGTGGGCGGCCGAGACCGGCGGCACGATCGCGTGGATCACCCTCGGCATCGTCGTGGTGATCTACGCCATCTGCCTGACCCTGCAGTTCCTCCTGCCCGGGCGGCGGATGAAGCGCGAGGGCGTCGGCGGCCTGACCCTGACGCTGGGTGTCGTCGGAGCCATCATCGGCTTCTTCGTCATCCCCCTGGTCGGTCTGCCGATCGGCTTCGTGCTCGGAGTCTTCGCCGCAGAGTACGTCCGCTTCCACGACCTCGACCGGGCCTGGCAGGCGACCAAGTCAGCGCTGCGCGGGGTGCTGCACAGCATGGGCATCGAGCTCGGCGCGGCGCTGCTCATCGCGATCACCTGGACCGTCGGCATCCTCGCGCACTGA
- a CDS encoding DUF3040 domain-containing protein, which produces MALSERERQMLEEMEEAIRAEDPRFASQMNGSDARHPDRRRVIFGVIGALAGLGLVLLGINTNLWVGVAGFALIVASIALAITPGGVTRPHGLGLVGDDGSIRRPHTAHKRSRAKKPGKAPKQGTFMQRMEQRWEERRQQGQGW; this is translated from the coding sequence GTGGCGCTGTCAGAGCGTGAGCGGCAGATGCTCGAGGAGATGGAAGAGGCCATCCGGGCCGAGGACCCCCGTTTTGCCTCGCAGATGAACGGCTCGGACGCACGGCATCCCGACCGCCGTCGAGTGATCTTCGGGGTCATCGGAGCACTCGCCGGGCTGGGACTCGTCCTGCTGGGCATCAACACCAACCTGTGGGTCGGCGTCGCCGGCTTCGCCCTCATCGTCGCGTCCATCGCCCTGGCGATCACGCCGGGCGGTGTCACCCGGCCCCACGGTCTCGGACTCGTCGGTGACGACGGATCGATCCGTCGCCCGCACACGGCTCACAAGCGGAGCCGGGCGAAGAAGCCCGGCAAGGCACCCAAGCAGGGCACCTTCATGCAGCGCATGGAGCAGCGATGGGAAGAGCGTCGCCAGCAGGGTCAGGGCTGGTAG
- the dinB gene encoding DNA polymerase IV produces MSRRQYRPPPRVGQGPPDDTGCTILHVDMDAFFASASLIAHPELVGTPVIVGGGTRGVVLSATYEARAFGVASAMPMGRARRLCPQATILAPEHELYSRISAAVMATFADITPYVEPLSSDEAFLDVAGAVRLMGSPATIAQRIRDTIADEQGITCSVGVASSKFVAKMASGLAKPDGLLVIPADEVVTFVQQLPVGALWGVGDKTEEALARLGLKTVADIAHTPRATLVRGLGEATGNHLHELSWGRDPRSVEPIRRERSIGNERTFDHDVDDPDIVHRTLLGLSDKTASRLRAAGLVGRTVSIKVRFADFTTITRSRSLRDATDVSRDIAALARELYDALGLQRARVRLVGVRVEQLSEAASTPVQVALDEPEHGWREADRAIDRASARFGAGSVRPASLFADRPRTGPPTAGRGRDLD; encoded by the coding sequence ATGAGCCGGCGCCAGTACCGGCCCCCACCGCGGGTCGGCCAAGGGCCCCCGGATGACACCGGGTGCACGATCCTGCACGTCGACATGGACGCCTTCTTCGCCTCGGCGTCCCTCATCGCCCACCCCGAGCTCGTCGGGACACCCGTCATCGTCGGCGGCGGCACCCGCGGGGTCGTCCTGTCGGCCACCTACGAGGCGCGGGCCTTCGGCGTCGCCTCGGCCATGCCGATGGGGCGCGCCCGGCGGCTGTGCCCGCAGGCGACGATCCTGGCGCCCGAGCACGAGCTCTACTCGCGCATCTCCGCCGCCGTCATGGCGACCTTCGCCGACATCACGCCCTACGTCGAGCCGCTGAGCAGCGACGAGGCCTTCCTCGACGTCGCCGGCGCGGTGCGCCTCATGGGCTCGCCCGCGACGATCGCCCAGCGGATCCGCGACACCATCGCCGACGAGCAGGGCATCACCTGCTCCGTCGGCGTCGCGAGTAGCAAGTTCGTCGCCAAGATGGCCTCCGGCCTGGCCAAGCCCGACGGGTTGCTCGTCATCCCCGCCGACGAGGTCGTCACCTTCGTCCAGCAGCTGCCCGTCGGTGCGCTGTGGGGCGTGGGGGACAAGACCGAGGAGGCCCTCGCCCGGCTGGGCCTGAAGACCGTGGCCGACATCGCCCACACACCCCGGGCCACCCTCGTGCGCGGGCTCGGTGAGGCCACCGGCAACCACCTGCACGAGCTCTCCTGGGGGCGCGACCCCCGATCCGTGGAGCCGATCCGCCGTGAGCGCAGCATCGGCAACGAGCGCACCTTCGACCACGACGTCGACGACCCCGACATCGTCCACCGCACCCTGCTGGGACTGAGCGACAAGACCGCCTCCCGGCTACGGGCCGCGGGCCTCGTCGGGCGGACCGTGAGCATCAAGGTGCGCTTCGCCGACTTCACGACGATCACCCGCTCCCGCTCCCTTCGCGATGCCACCGACGTCTCGCGGGACATCGCGGCACTGGCCCGAGAGCTCTACGACGCCCTCGGGCTGCAGCGCGCCCGCGTCCGGCTCGTCGGGGTCCGGGTCGAGCAGCTGTCCGAGGCCGCGTCGACACCCGTCCAGGTGGCCCTCGACGAGCCCGAGCACGGCTGGCGCGAGGCCGACCGGGCCATCGACAGGGCGAGCGCACGATTCGGCGCCGGCAGTGTGCGGCCGGCCAGCCTCTTCGCCGACCGTCCCAGGACGGGCCCACCTACCGCAGGCCGCGGACGCGACCTAGACTGA
- a CDS encoding class I SAM-dependent methyltransferase yields MTDERAWRRGSSGVEGNVRTAAIWSQVRALSESRQSELSRPLRVLDLGGGTGGLAVALAEQGHTVTVVDPSPDALASMSRRVAESDAADRISAVQGDADTLATIAAPGSIDLLCCHGTLEYVEDPEATLARIAEVLAPGGHLSLVTAQRVAAVIARALAGRFDQARTALTAPDGRWGEEDPVPRRFDRATLAEMLNRAGFTTLETKGVRIFSDVVPSTFVDTEADRQALLELEELASADAGRIGLSALGGAVHLIARRD; encoded by the coding sequence ATGACTGATGAGCGAGCGTGGCGCCGTGGAAGCAGCGGTGTCGAGGGCAATGTCCGGACCGCAGCGATCTGGTCGCAGGTGCGTGCGCTCAGCGAGTCCCGCCAGAGCGAGCTCTCCCGGCCACTGCGCGTCCTCGACCTCGGGGGAGGCACCGGCGGGCTGGCCGTCGCGCTCGCCGAGCAGGGCCACACCGTCACCGTCGTCGACCCAAGCCCCGACGCGCTCGCCTCGATGAGCCGTCGGGTCGCCGAGTCCGACGCCGCCGACCGGATCAGCGCCGTCCAGGGGGACGCCGACACCCTGGCCACCATCGCAGCGCCCGGCAGCATCGACCTGCTGTGCTGCCACGGCACCCTCGAGTACGTCGAGGACCCCGAGGCCACCCTCGCTCGCATCGCGGAGGTCCTCGCGCCCGGCGGGCACCTGTCCCTCGTCACCGCTCAGCGGGTCGCCGCGGTCATCGCCCGTGCCCTCGCCGGCCGATTCGACCAGGCCCGGACGGCGCTCACCGCTCCCGACGGACGGTGGGGCGAGGAGGACCCGGTGCCGCGCCGCTTCGACCGCGCGACCCTCGCCGAGATGCTCAACCGCGCCGGCTTCACCACCCTCGAGACCAAGGGGGTGCGGATCTTCAGCGATGTCGTGCCCAGCACCTTCGTCGACACCGAGGCCGACCGTCAGGCCCTTCTCGAGCTCGAGGAGCTGGCCTCCGCCGACGCCGGCCGCATCGGGCTCTCGGCTCTGGGTGGCGCCGTCCACCTCATCGCCCGCCGCGACTGA
- a CDS encoding DUF4440 domain-containing protein, which yields MDESAITTVIELERQLQSPAVRADSDGLLELLAPDFIEVGASGRRWDRDSILELLDQESDDDDAVPIEIHDLRGRVIAPGVIQVSWDSDQGGRRARRTSLWCQRGRGWQQIHHQGTLLP from the coding sequence ATGGACGAGTCAGCGATCACCACGGTCATCGAGCTCGAGCGCCAGCTGCAGTCGCCAGCGGTTCGGGCTGACTCCGACGGACTGCTCGAGCTGCTCGCTCCCGACTTCATCGAGGTGGGAGCCTCGGGACGGCGGTGGGATCGTGACTCGATCCTCGAGCTGCTGGACCAGGAGTCCGACGATGACGACGCCGTCCCCATCGAGATCCACGACCTGCGAGGCCGGGTCATCGCGCCCGGAGTCATCCAAGTCTCGTGGGACTCGGACCAAGGTGGACGACGCGCTCGCCGCACGTCGCTCTGGTGTCAGCGCGGGCGCGGCTGGCAGCAGATCCACCATCAGGGGACCCTGCTTCCGTGA